From the Glycine max cultivar Williams 82 chromosome 11, Glycine_max_v4.0, whole genome shotgun sequence genome, the window CCAGGTTTACCCACAGAAGCTGGACAGCTGAAAGAGACACTTTACCAGAAGAAACTGCAGCTACAAAGTTGATGGCAAGTGCAGCAACATTGACTGTGAGCTGAAACTGAATGAACTTTTGAATGTTTGCGTACACACATCTCCCCCGCTCCAATACAGTGACCACAGAAGAGAAATTGTCATCAAGGATAACAATGTCTGAGCTCTCCTTTGCCACGTCAGTGCCTTGTATTCCCATGGAAAGTCCAATATCAGCTTCCTTCAGAGCAGGTGCGTCATTTGTGCCATCACCTAAagatataaggttggttgggtggttaagaaaaaagagaaataaggaAAGGTAATATGTTTGATTTCTTGTGCAAAAAattagtttgataaaaaaatcaaactgaattagttttgaaaatagttaaaataatttaaaaacaatttcaaaattaaattgattttaaaaaattgattttgaattggattagttttaaattaatttttcaaataaaaagaaaatttaaatgaaaatcaattcGATTAACCAAACCGAATTGGTTTTATAAAATAGTGTACtcattttttcttgaattagttcgggaaaaaatcaatttgatttagGTTTAGTTAGAATCCGAACAAGTTTTGTTGAACACTCCTACCTACCTGTGACTGCCACCACATGACCCTTCTGCTTCAAACATTGAACCATCAGAAGCTTGTCAGATGGAGATGATCTGGCCATGACTTTGATTCTATCAATCTTATCCATTCTTTCCTCATGTGAGAAATTTCTGAATTGAAAGCCTTCAACCACTGCTGCTTGATCATCATCCAATTCATCATCAAGAATCCCACATTCAGAGGCTATGGCCCTTGCTGTGTGCGCATTATCTCCTGTAATCATCTTAATCTTCACTCCAGCATTCTTGCACGATTCAACTGCTGCTCCAACTCCTGGCCTACAAGGGTCTTTCAACCCAAGTATCCCCAACAGTGTGAGTTCTGTCTCTTCAAGTTCAAGTTTTTCGCATAATAAGCTCTTTTGGGCAAAGGCAATGCATCTCAAACTTTTCGTTGCCATGCACTCGACAATGTTCTCTATTTGAGCCCTCTCTTCATCATCAATGATTATGATTTGCCCTGTATGGTCGTAGTAAGTTGAGCACATGCGCAATATCATCTCAGCAGCACCCTTCCAGTGTGTATGGACcctgttgttgctgctgttgctTCTTCCTCTCTTCTCCCTCATCAGAATCCCACTTCTCTTTTTCTCAGAGTTGAATGTCTCCACATGAATTATCTCACAATGCTGCTTCACTTCATCGATGTCGCCCATCCCCAAATCCTCCACAGCCCAGGAAAGCAACGCTTTTTCAGTAGGGCTACCTGAAATTGAAGATATAAGATTGGTTGGAAAAATGAGAAGGGAGGGAAAAATCTTGAATTCGAATCCCTCCAATTGACATTTTTAAcgaaactaataaattaacatttatcaaaaaaaaaaaaaaggaccagCTACCTGAAATTTCAGGCAATGATGAAGAAGTTTGGTGGGGATGAAAATAAACGCTTCCAGTGGTATTCAATCCTATTCCTTCTTTCAGCAATTGGACTAAACTCGGTGCCAAATCTTCTTCCTGATCcgcttttattttccttttccccACCCACACCTCTGTCACCTTCATCTCATTCAACGTAAGTGTACCTGTTTTATATatggaaatatatataagatggGTTAGATgttaagagaaaaggaaaaagggaaaaggCAGCGAGTCCTCGATCACTCTGCTAACAAAAATTAGCATATGTAAGTGTATTACCTGTTTTATCAGTGCAGATTGTTGTTGCTGATCCCATCGTCTCACAGGCAGAGATTCTCCTAACCATGGCATTGTccctcatcatcttcttcatggAAAAAGCCAGACTCAGAGTAACAGCAAGCGGCAACCCTTCAGGGATCGCCACCACCACAATTGTCACCGCCGCGGCAACAATCGCCACAACCGCATTCACAACATCATCAGACTCGGTCCTTCCCCGAACAAATTCACGGTTCCCAAAGTCATCTCTCGTGCAACCCGCGAAGTAACGTGCCATAGACACCACCAAGACAAGTGCAGCCACCAACAACCCAACCTTTCCAATAGCAGAAGTCAACTTATTGAGACGCACTTGCAAAGGTGTCTCCTCATTATTAACCTCTTTATTGGTTATGAAACCCATCATGGTACCCCATGCAGTATTCATTCCCACAGAAGTAACAAGCATGCGTGCAAATCCATCGGTGACCTTTGTGCCTgcagataataataaaaaagggtttttttcaatttcaccaTTCGCATGCACATGCACGTGGTCACTCTCCCCCGTCATTCTAGATTCATCCACCTTCAACGAATGTCCCTCCAAAAAAACCCCATCTGCTGGAACCTGATCACCGACCTTCAAGCACACGATGTCACCCACGACCACGTCAAAGGTTGATATGCTTTGTCGCCGACCACCTCGTACTACTTCCACTCCTCCCATGTTGTTACTTTTCGCAGAAAGCTTCTGGAACTGTTTAGATTGGTTAAAGTTGCTGACAGAAGAGACAGCAATGACAAGAATAACCGCTAATATGATGCTACCTCCATCGTACCATCCCTCCTTCCAACCATGTTGCTTGATcccaaagaaaagagaaagtaaagaacaaaccAAGAGAATGATGATGGTGGTGTCGTTAAAAGATTCAAggacaaaagaaagaaagcattTGGAAGGAGGCTTCGTGAGCATGTTGACACCGAAGACACGTTTTCGGTGATCAATGTCATCCTTGTTGTTGTCGCCGATGCCATGCTTCAAATCGGTTTCAAGAAGTTGGGCGAGTTCTTTGATGCCTCCAACAACTTGGGTGAGAGACTGATCGATCATCATTTCGCTAAGAATAACGTTGAGTTGAAATAGGGCTAATTGGGGTGTTCATTATAATGTGAAGAAGATGGCTGTCAAAGCCATGCATTCGCCACCTTTTCTTGCATGTCTGGGGTTCGTAGTATATATAATATGGTCTCACCATGATAAGATACTGTCAAGAcgactaataaaataaagaaaaacggTGGTGATgtaacaaaaaagaataaaagagagaATATAAAAATAGTACTATGAGAAGAACGTGTGAATTGAAATGAAGGGGAAATTTCGTTCTTGTTGCTTCTTGGAGGTTTCTTAATTACCTTATTTGTTGGATAGGACTTTGTTATTGTTCCTTGAAGTTTCTCATTGGTTACGAAAGAATcatcaatttcaattatttgcTAAGATTCTAGCATAATTTTTCGAAGTAAATGATACCATTGATAATAAAGTATTTCTACATAGtaagttatttgatttttactataattatttaaaagttataacatTACTTTTTGCTTAAACTAATTAGCTTATCGGTGcgtattgtaaatatttaattttttttgacaaaaacaaataacttttaggaaaaggaaaagtgaaataataaaaaaagatgaaaatacaaaaatatgacCCACGACACTTAATTCATTCTAAGCGCTCACCCACGACTCCCATTATTATTGGTCTCCACATAGACcatttcttattattaataatattaaagtaataacaataattaatcatCTTTAATGATACATATTAAAACTGACTCATTAACTAAAATTAGGTAATGCCATTCTCCACTTTCATGGAacaatttatctttaaattataggaatttatctttgattatttcttaaattttaaatttttgtttaacttacattttttcttaactatatttaacttttatttttttattgtttaaaaaatttagagaagCATTTCTTCCCctaggaagaaagaaaagaaaaatgtttgatgAACACCCTTCAACCTATTCAACacctagaaaaaaaaagataaaaattagaaaaaaaatatagttatgatagaatttatgatgtgacatgaagaaaaagatagagaaaaataaaagtgttggTGGGGTATTTAGAATAGAAGTATTTGTATATCATTATCCTATAACAAAGGCTATGTCTtctaaatagattaaaatattttttttatctttataaatattgaaatcCATTATAATGTGTAGTTGCTTGGATGGGATATATGTAGGTTGTTTGGTGGTGGGGCACTAATGTTGTGGGAAGGATAAATATGTTGGATTTATTGCTATGTCTTTGGTAGAGAAATGAGGAATGGAGGAATTTTTACTTTGGTTGTAATTATAACATATATAGGATAACATTTTCTACATTTTGTGAGAAGAAGATATCAAAATTTTTGTAAAGATGAAATTTGAACATTTCgatatttatatgaaaaaaacattttagttttctaaatgtatactctcttcttttctatttataagacataatcaataacttttttttgtctattattataaaactttatttcatccttcttatgaaaaatataataagtatagataaatttaatgttaataactaaataaattaatttttttgatgaGCATAAATcagtaaattatgttttataattagggccaaagagagtgaaaaaaacAGGTTCTGTATTGTCAAACACAATATAGACAACTTACCCATGCTAGTTTGACGcctaaaaatatacaaaaaagcAAACTTTCATGGGAAAAAAAAGGAGTAATGAACACTGCAGCACGTCTTTAAATCACTGTTGCTCGGTATTTGTAGTGACTTAATAAATGAATACCATTATTATATATGGAAACCTAATAAATTATATTGCATAGCAAACgtttctaaattttttgtaCATAAGACCATTGTGGCTCACAAGGTACATGTAAACTCACAAGGTACAATAATCTCTGAGAACTTGCCTAGCAAGATCAAGAGCACCACTTTTTTTGTAGATTAAATGCAAATTGTAAGCTGCCTCTCTGCGAAGGTCACAGTAACCAGGTTTATGAGTTTCGATGATATCTGAATTTTCATTGGGAAGTTTTGGAATTGGATAGTCTCTCTCGCACATAGCAATCACTTTCTCATAATAAATAACCGCCAGAGTTACAAGTCCAACATGATGGAATGCCCGAGCTATGTTGTACAAGGATTcctgcaaaaaaattaattgcttACCTCACTACTCTCACCGTATGAAAAAGCAAGAAACTCATCAAAATAATCACCTACCTATGTTCAATATCAGAAAATCTGTTACTTCAATTCATTTAAAGTAGCTCAACGATTTTTCAAGAATCAATAAATTGGACGCTCTAAGCAAATCAGAGTTGAGACGAGATCCTAATGATAGATGATTGgtcaaattataaaaaccaTTCCTTTATACTAAATTACacaatcctttatttttttttttttggaatttctactataaaaatttatgttCCATTAAACATTTTGTTCTAAAAATGTTTATATCTctccaaaacatattttaaacagCTTTCAGAATTTAAGTTCTAGAAGTGATTAACAAAACATTCCAGAATTGAATTGCCAGAAAACATTCAAAAACACTTCCATAAATTTATTTCCGGAATTTTAATTCTAGAAAGAAATTAACTCACCCATGTTATTTACAAGGGGGATAGcattggaataatttttttaagaaagaataAATGGTGGtgtgattataaaaataaaagtggtGCAAAAAGCAATCACCAAGATGGAGTGATCTCGAAAATCAACATATTGCGACCCACATTTAACTGGGCTCTCCCGTGACTTAATACAGGTTGGTCGTATATTCTGGCTAAACCCACTATATATGCAAGCGACACTTTcacatttcttttgttttagaaaaataaacactagaaaattaagaattaactaGTATTGCATAggataaaagtttattttatataattaaagttcataataaataagtatttttagtgtataaattatattataattcagattcatattaaataaatattttcgaatatataaattataattttggattCACAATGAACAACTTAAATTGTGATATAAAGTAATTTCCAACTatcgacaattttattttaaaaaactactgaaattcaatttaaagaTAGAGATAAAAGAGGGCAGTAGATTGGAAGAGATAGGTTGTTAAGAAAATCAGTACAAAGATAtagataaatgaaaaatagtttAAGATGGtggagagatttttttttagctAGTTACAGAGATAGTGTGTGAAATACATATCcagaggagaaaaaagaaagcataTTGAGAATGTCTAATTGAGAGAATACTCTCCAAATTGTgtattttaatgaataatttaagaGTAGACAGGCCCCTGCCAAAGGATAGACACTAGACCACCGACGTCCAGGCTGAGGTAGGGgctgcatttttttaatgttagatTCAGTGGTGTAAGTTTACTTTGTAATTTGTTGAAGGCAAAGTGATAATTGACTAAATAGATTAAGCATGCTTTGTAATTTGTAGCTGTACAAGGCAAAACGATAATTGATTCAATGGTGTAAGTTTGCTTTGTAGTTTGTACTCAGCGGTTGATAATAATTACCCGAGCATAATTTTCTATTGGATAAG encodes:
- the LOC100787728 gene encoding putative calcium-transporting ATPase 13, plasma membrane-type; amino-acid sequence: MMIDQSLTQVVGGIKELAQLLETDLKHGIGDNNKDDIDHRKRVFGVNMLTKPPSKCFLSFVLESFNDTTIIILLVCSLLSLFFGIKQHGWKEGWYDGGSIILAVILVIAVSSVSNFNQSKQFQKLSAKSNNMGGVEVVRGGRRQSISTFDVVVGDIVCLKVGDQVPADGVFLEGHSLKVDESRMTGESDHVHVHANGEIEKNPFLLLSAGTKVTDGFARMLVTSVGMNTAWGTMMGFITNKEVNNEETPLQVRLNKLTSAIGKVGLLVAALVLVVSMARYFAGCTRDDFGNREFVRGRTESDDVVNAVVAIVAAAVTIVVVAIPEGLPLAVTLSLAFSMKKMMRDNAMVRRISACETMGSATTICTDKTGTLTLNEMKVTEVWVGKRKIKADQEEDLAPSLVQLLKEGIGLNTTGSVYFHPHQTSSSLPEISGSPTEKALLSWAVEDLGMGDIDEVKQHCEIIHVETFNSEKKRSGILMREKRGRSNSSNNRVHTHWKGAAEMILRMCSTYYDHTGQIIIIDDEERAQIENIVECMATKSLRCIAFAQKSLLCEKLELEETELTLLGILGLKDPCRPGVGAAVESCKNAGVKIKMITGDNAHTARAIASECGILDDELDDDQAAVVEGFQFRNFSHEERMDKIDRIKVMARSSPSDKLLMVQCLKQKGHVVAVTGDGTNDAPALKEADIGLSMGIQGTDVAKESSDIVILDDNFSSVVTVLERGRCVYANIQKFIQFQLTVNVAALAINFVAAVSSGKVSLSAVQLLWVNLVMDTLGALALATEQPTNDLMNMPPVGRVDPLITRVMWRNLISQAVYQVLVLLTLQFEGRSSIFGGVNEKVKNTMIFNAFVLCQVFNEFNARKLETKNIFEGLGKNKLFMVIVGLTVVLQLVMVEFLNKFANTERLTWEQWCVCVAIGVLSWPIGLLVKCLPVRNKCLPIVTDLRSIARRK